In one Eschrichtius robustus isolate mEscRob2 chromosome 15, mEscRob2.pri, whole genome shotgun sequence genomic region, the following are encoded:
- the CENPA gene encoding histone H3-like centromeric protein A → MGPRRRIRKPEAPRRRAASPAPAPPRPGPSLGASSRPLARRKYRVLKEIRTLQKSTHLLLRKNPFGRLAREICVIFTRGVDFNWQAQALLALQEAAEAFLVHLFEDAYLLSLHAGRVTLFPKDVQLARRIRGIQEGLG, encoded by the exons ATGGGCCCGCGCCGCCGGATCCGCAAGCCCGAAGCCCCAAGGAGGCGCGCCGCGAGCCCGGCTCCTGCCCCACCCCGGCCGGGCCCATCCTTAG GCGCTTCCTCCCGTCCACTTGCTCGCCGGAAATATCGGGTTCTGAAGGAGATCCGAACTCTTCAGAAGAGCACACACCTGTTGTTAAGGAAGAACCCCTTCGGCCGCCTG GCAAGAGAAATATGTGTTATATTCACTCGTGGTGTGGACTTCAATTGGCAAGCCCAGGCCCTGTTGGCCCTACAAGAG GCAGCAGAAGCGTTTCTAGTTCATCTCTTTGAGGATGCCTATCTCCTCTCCTTACATGCCGGCCGTGTCACTCTCTTCCCGAAGGATGTGCAGCTGGCCAGGAGGATCCGAGGCATTCAGGAAGGGCTCGGCTGA